A single genomic interval of Nomascus leucogenys isolate Asia chromosome 3, Asia_NLE_v1, whole genome shotgun sequence harbors:
- the LOC115832514 gene encoding T-complex protein 10A homolog, which yields MLEGQLEAGESKEGTHPEDRCPGAGAAMEKTAAAAEVPSEDGNGGEMPSLQQQITRLHQELRRQESLWADVHRKLQSHINALRKKNLELREELRSLQRQQWEARKKPAASPHAGREPHTLALQPAFGKISLLSADEETMPKHAGRKSQSATLPGQRSSPNNLAPPKVTLRAYRINSGKTPPQEDREKSPPGRHQDRSPAPTGRPTPSAERRGVSEDGKVMHPSSRSPQNSSGRKSPVEASQAATLQEQTAAAGGADGSSSVLESSEAGFLSHVQPDELACSSPNIADCRIFL from the exons ATGCTGGAGGGTCAGCTCGAGGCCGGGGAGTCCAAGGAAGGCACCCACCCAGAGGACCGGTGCCCAGGAGCTGGGGCTGCCATGGAGAAGACAGCTGCGGCAGCCGAGGTCCCCAGCGAGGACGGCAATGGCGGGGAGATGCCG TCATTACAGCAGCAGATCACCAGACTCCACCAAGAGCTCAGGAGACAGGAGTCGCTGTGGGCTGATGTTCACAGAAAACTCCAGAGTCATATCAATGCCTTGAGGAAGAAGAACCTGGAGCTCCGAGAAGAGCTGAGAAGTCTGCAGCGGCAGCAGTGGGAAGCCAGGAAGAAGCCTGCAGCGTCCCCACACGCAGGGCGAGAACCACACACTCTG GCATTGCAACCTGCTTTTGGAAAAATTTCACTTCTGTCAGCTGATGAAGAGACAATGCCCAAACACGCTGGCCGCAAGAGTCAGAGTGCCACTCTCCCGGGACAGAGATCGTCACCTAACAACTTAGCTCCTCCAAAGGTGACCCTTCGTGCTTATC GAATTAACTCAGGGAAAACACCACCACAGGAAGATAGAGAGAAAAGTCCTCCTGGGAGACATCAGGACAGAAGTCCAGCACCCACTGGAAGGCCGACTCCCAGTGCAGAAAGACGGGGGGTGTCTGAAGACGGAAAG GTTATGCATCCATCTTCCCGAAGTCCACAAAACTCCAGTGGCAGAAAATCACCAGTGGAGGCTTCCCAGGCCGCCACGCTGCAGGAGCAGACGGCAGCAGCCGGAGGAGCTG ATGGAAGCTCATCAGTCTTAGAGAGTTCTGAAGCTGGATTTCTCAGCCACGTTCAACCTGACGAGTTGGCCTGTTCTTCCCCAAACATTGCAGACTGCAG AATCTTCCTGTAA